In the Leifsonia sp. 466MF genome, one interval contains:
- the recN gene encoding DNA repair protein RecN — MTDARGGIEEISIKDLGVIADASLPLGAGFTAITGETGAGKTMVVSALGLLLGERADTGAVRLGSPQAWVEGRWRVPSSGEVVARVRDAGGDVDPIDTAEAELVLSRSVSAEGRSRAVVGGRSAPVSVLTELGEQLVVVHGQSDQIRLRSAIAQRAALDRFAGPQFAEQLATYEQVFHRWRDNRAELDELIADQDRRAREAEDLRVAMAEIESVAPQPGEDDELAERAERLTNLEDLRLAAGAARELLSAEESEGTDALGLLDNARRQLERVAPHDSALQPLAESVAEANYLISDIAAQLSTYLAALDADGANELEVVQERRSELAILIRKYGPTLDDVIRTLETGSLRLLELDGDADRIGELTQEVEADAALVAELAAGLSAERTAAAARLSEAVTEELSALAMPDARIVVEVTQRDDADPQAYTASGRDQVAILLQPHPGAEPRPLGKGASGGELSRVMLAIEVVIAGSDPVPTFIFDEVDAGVGGASAIEIGRRLARLAETAQVIVVTHLAQVAAFATNHLTVVKGSDGAVTESSVRRLDGDERIAEMARLLSGLPDSESGLAHARELVDMASAARR; from the coding sequence GTGACTGACGCACGCGGAGGCATCGAGGAGATCTCGATCAAAGACCTGGGCGTCATCGCAGACGCCTCCCTCCCGCTCGGCGCGGGATTCACGGCCATCACCGGCGAGACCGGCGCGGGCAAGACCATGGTGGTCTCGGCGCTCGGCCTGCTGCTTGGGGAGCGTGCCGACACCGGCGCTGTCCGCCTCGGCAGTCCGCAGGCCTGGGTGGAGGGCCGTTGGCGCGTGCCGTCGTCGGGCGAGGTCGTCGCACGTGTTCGCGACGCCGGCGGCGACGTCGACCCCATCGACACCGCGGAGGCGGAGCTCGTGCTGAGCCGTTCCGTCTCGGCCGAGGGCCGCTCGAGGGCCGTCGTCGGCGGGCGCAGCGCGCCCGTCTCGGTGCTGACCGAGCTCGGCGAGCAGCTCGTGGTCGTCCACGGGCAGTCCGATCAGATCCGGCTGCGCTCGGCGATCGCCCAGCGGGCCGCCCTCGACCGGTTCGCCGGTCCGCAGTTCGCGGAGCAGCTGGCCACCTACGAGCAGGTCTTCCACCGCTGGCGCGACAACCGCGCCGAACTCGACGAGTTGATCGCCGATCAAGACCGCCGCGCGCGTGAGGCGGAGGACCTGCGGGTCGCGATGGCCGAGATCGAGTCCGTCGCACCGCAGCCGGGAGAGGACGACGAGCTGGCCGAACGCGCCGAGCGCCTCACCAACCTGGAGGACCTCCGGCTCGCCGCGGGCGCCGCCCGGGAGTTGCTGAGCGCCGAGGAGTCCGAGGGCACGGACGCCCTAGGCCTGCTCGACAACGCACGCCGCCAGCTGGAGCGCGTCGCACCCCACGACAGCGCCCTCCAGCCGCTCGCCGAGTCGGTCGCGGAAGCGAACTACCTGATCTCCGACATCGCGGCGCAGCTGTCGACCTACCTCGCGGCGCTCGACGCCGACGGGGCCAACGAGCTGGAGGTGGTGCAGGAGCGCCGCTCGGAGCTCGCGATCCTGATCCGCAAGTACGGCCCGACCCTCGACGACGTCATCCGCACGCTCGAGACGGGCAGCCTGCGCCTGCTGGAGCTCGACGGCGACGCCGACCGCATCGGAGAGCTGACGCAGGAGGTCGAGGCGGATGCCGCGCTGGTCGCCGAGCTCGCCGCCGGCCTGAGCGCCGAGCGCACGGCCGCCGCCGCACGCCTGTCCGAAGCGGTCACGGAGGAGCTCTCCGCGCTGGCCATGCCCGACGCGCGCATCGTCGTCGAGGTGACGCAGCGCGACGACGCAGACCCGCAGGCCTACACCGCGAGCGGCCGCGACCAGGTCGCCATCCTGCTTCAGCCGCATCCCGGCGCCGAGCCCCGCCCGCTCGGCAAGGGAGCCTCGGGCGGCGAGCTGTCGCGCGTGATGCTGGCGATCGAGGTCGTCATCGCGGGCAGCGACCCGGTGCCCACCTTCATCTTCGACGAGGTCGACGCCGGCGTCGGCGGCGCCTCCGCCATCGAGATCGGCCGCCGCCTCGCGCGGCTCGCCGAGACCGCGCAGGTCATCGTCGTCACGCACCTGGCCCAGGTGGCCGCGTTCGCCACCAACCACCTGACCGTGGTCAAGGGGAGCGACGGCGCCGTGACGGAGTCGTCCGTCCGCCGCCTCGACGGCGACGAGCGCATCGCCGAGATGGCCCGCCTGCTCTCCGGCCTCCCGGATTCCGAGAGCGGCCTCGCCCACGCCCGCGAGCTGGTCGACATGGCGTCCGCCGCGCGGCGCTGA
- a CDS encoding DNA-binding protein, protein MLIRPTALMKEARMFVITADQVDSRRRADIVAPTLDTIHERYGERLALPPDRNAGDELQTLTADPATALDLVLDLTRDGAWSVGLGLGDVRLPLPDNTREATGDAFIAARAAVTRAKRAPARFAVEAVAAEEPAADAEALLTLLLTLREGRTAAGWELYDLVSSGLTQAEAGARLGITPQSASDRARAGALRAELAAIPALTRLLARADAAQADRRTAEEDA, encoded by the coding sequence ATGCTCATCAGGCCCACGGCCCTGATGAAGGAGGCCCGGATGTTCGTGATCACCGCCGACCAGGTCGACAGCCGACGGCGCGCCGACATCGTCGCCCCGACGCTCGACACCATCCATGAGCGCTACGGCGAGCGCCTCGCCCTGCCACCGGACCGCAACGCCGGAGACGAGCTGCAGACGCTGACGGCGGATCCGGCGACGGCACTCGACCTCGTCCTCGATCTCACCCGCGACGGGGCCTGGAGCGTGGGGCTCGGGCTGGGCGACGTGCGCCTCCCCCTGCCGGACAACACCCGGGAGGCCACCGGGGATGCGTTCATCGCGGCGCGCGCGGCGGTCACCCGCGCAAAACGCGCCCCCGCCCGATTCGCCGTCGAGGCGGTCGCCGCCGAGGAGCCCGCAGCAGATGCGGAGGCGCTGCTCACCCTGCTGCTGACCCTCCGCGAGGGGCGCACCGCCGCCGGCTGGGAGCTCTACGACCTCGTCTCGTCCGGACTCACCCAGGCCGAGGCGGGCGCCCGGCTCGGCATCACCCCGCAGTCGGCCAGCGATCGTGCGCGGGCCGGGGCGCTCCGTGCAGAACTGGCGGCCATCCCGGCGCTGACTAGGCTGTTGGCACGTGCCGACGCGGCCCAGGCCGATCGGCGGACAGCCGAGGAGGACGCATGA
- a CDS encoding acetylornithine transaminase, whose amino-acid sequence MTEEPESPAPGAQWRDGAWRTPFGETIMRTLATPKVMLSHGQGCRVWDVDGNEYLDFLAGIAVNSLGHAHPVLVDAVSRQVATLAHVSNYFSTAPQLELAGRLRTITGAGDRGRVLFGNSGAEANEAAFKLARLNRGPHGRKTRVLALNNAFHGRTMGSLALTGKPPMREAFEPLPGGVQHIDSTIAALEAAIDDHVAALFVEPIKGEAGVLDLPAGFLKRARELTEQHGALLIIDEIQTGVGRTGAWFAYQHEGILPDAVTVAKGMAGGVPIGALVTVGWASDLFTQGQHGSTFGGNPLATAAANAVLAEIERSDLVGNAARRGEELKEIIRSLESPLIGDVRGHGLLIGIGLTDGEAHRLSDAALANGLIINAPNESSIRLAPPLIVGDAELAEFRDRFARALATL is encoded by the coding sequence ATGACGGAAGAGCCCGAGAGCCCGGCGCCCGGAGCGCAGTGGCGCGACGGTGCTTGGCGCACACCGTTCGGCGAGACGATCATGCGCACGCTGGCGACGCCCAAGGTGATGCTCTCGCACGGCCAGGGCTGCCGGGTGTGGGACGTCGACGGTAACGAGTACCTCGACTTCCTCGCCGGGATCGCGGTCAACTCGCTCGGGCACGCGCATCCGGTGCTGGTGGATGCGGTCAGCCGTCAGGTCGCGACGCTCGCGCACGTCTCCAACTACTTCTCGACCGCTCCGCAGCTGGAGCTCGCCGGCCGTCTGCGCACCATCACGGGCGCCGGCGACCGCGGGCGAGTGCTGTTCGGCAACTCGGGCGCTGAGGCCAACGAGGCCGCGTTCAAGCTCGCCCGCTTGAACCGCGGCCCGCACGGGCGGAAGACGCGAGTGCTGGCTCTCAACAACGCGTTCCACGGCCGCACCATGGGGTCGCTCGCGCTCACCGGCAAGCCGCCGATGCGGGAGGCGTTCGAGCCGCTGCCCGGGGGAGTGCAGCACATCGACTCCACGATCGCGGCGCTCGAAGCGGCCATCGACGATCACGTGGCCGCGCTCTTCGTCGAGCCGATCAAGGGGGAGGCCGGGGTCCTCGACCTGCCGGCGGGCTTCCTGAAGCGGGCGCGCGAGCTCACGGAGCAGCACGGAGCGCTGCTGATCATCGACGAGATCCAGACCGGGGTCGGCCGCACCGGCGCCTGGTTCGCGTACCAGCACGAGGGCATCCTTCCCGATGCCGTCACCGTCGCGAAGGGCATGGCCGGCGGTGTGCCGATCGGCGCCCTGGTGACGGTCGGCTGGGCGTCCGACCTGTTCACCCAGGGTCAGCACGGATCGACGTTCGGCGGCAACCCGCTCGCGACTGCGGCGGCCAACGCCGTGCTCGCCGAGATCGAGCGCTCCGACCTGGTCGGCAACGCCGCCCGGCGCGGGGAGGAGCTGAAGGAGATCATCCGGTCGCTCGAGTCGCCTCTGATCGGGGATGTGCGCGGCCACGGGCTGCTCATCGGCATCGGCCTCACGGACGGCGAGGCGCACCGCCTCTCCGACGCCGCGCTCGCCAACGGTCTCATCATCAACGCCCCCAACGAGTCCAGCATCCGCCTGGCTCCGCCGCTCATCGTCGGCGACGCCGAGCTCGCGGAGTTCCGCGACCGCTTCGCTCGGGCTCTCGCCACCCTGTAA
- the argF gene encoding ornithine carbamoyltransferase, whose amino-acid sequence MTRHFLRDDDLTPAEQAEILDLAAALKRDRFSAKPLAGPQTVAVIFDKTSTRTRVSFSVGIADLGGSPLIIQSGESQLGGKESLADTARVLERMVAAIVWRTYAQAGLEEMAEGTRVPVINALSDDFHPCQILADLLTVREHKGRTAGLTMSYFGDGANNMAHSYLVGGTTAGMHVRIAAPAEYAPAEAIVADARAIAERTGGSVTVLTDPAEAAAGADVMVTDTWVSMGKEDEKAERVAVFGDYTVDERLMGLAAPDAVFLHCLPAYRGYEVSAEVLDGPQSVIWDEAENRLHAQKALLAWLLAKNEETAA is encoded by the coding sequence ATGACCCGGCACTTCCTCCGCGACGACGACCTCACGCCCGCCGAGCAGGCGGAGATCCTGGACCTCGCAGCCGCGTTGAAGCGCGACCGCTTCTCGGCGAAGCCGCTCGCCGGCCCGCAGACCGTCGCGGTGATCTTCGACAAGACGTCGACGCGCACCCGCGTCTCGTTCTCCGTCGGCATCGCCGATCTGGGAGGCAGCCCGCTGATCATCCAGAGCGGCGAGAGCCAGCTCGGCGGCAAGGAGTCGCTGGCCGACACCGCCCGCGTGCTGGAGCGCATGGTCGCCGCGATCGTCTGGCGCACCTACGCGCAGGCGGGACTGGAGGAGATGGCCGAGGGGACGCGCGTCCCGGTCATCAACGCGCTGTCGGACGACTTCCACCCGTGCCAGATCCTCGCCGACCTGCTCACCGTGCGCGAGCACAAGGGCCGTACGGCCGGGCTCACCATGAGCTACTTCGGCGACGGAGCGAACAACATGGCGCACTCGTACCTGGTGGGCGGGACGACCGCGGGCATGCACGTGCGTATCGCGGCGCCGGCGGAGTACGCGCCCGCCGAGGCGATCGTCGCGGATGCGCGCGCCATCGCCGAGCGCACGGGCGGCTCGGTGACGGTGCTGACCGATCCGGCCGAGGCCGCCGCCGGTGCGGACGTCATGGTCACCGACACGTGGGTGTCGATGGGCAAAGAGGACGAGAAGGCGGAGCGCGTCGCCGTCTTCGGCGACTACACGGTCGACGAGCGGCTGATGGGGCTTGCCGCTCCGGACGCCGTCTTCCTGCACTGCCTGCCCGCCTACCGCGGCTACGAGGTGAGCGCGGAGGTGCTCGACGGCCCGCAGTCCGTCATCTGGGACGAGGCGGAGAACCGCCTGCACGCGCAGAAGGCGCTGCTCGCCTGGCTGCTCGCGAAGAACGAGGAGACCGCAGCATGA
- the argH gene encoding argininosuccinate lyase produces MTDTGETGETGGVGRTGEGSLWGGRFAGGPSPELAALSKSTHFDWQLAAYDIAGSRAHARALAAAGYLTPEELDGMLAALDKLDRDVASGAFVAAETDEDVHGALERGLIERAGAEIGGKLRAGRSRNDQIATLVRMYLRDHAGVIAEQLIALIDAIASQADAHPAAILPGRTHLQHAQPVLLAHHLLAHCWPLVRDLERLADWDRRADVSPYGSGALAGSTLGLDPLLVARELGFARSSENSIDGTAARDVVAEFAFVAAQIGVDLSRFAEEIILWNTREFGFVTLDDGYSTGSSIMPQKKNPDIAELARGKAGRLIGNATGLLTTLKGLPLAYNRDLQEDKEPVFDSVRTLETVLPAFTGMVATLRFHTDRMAELAPQGFSLATDVAEWLVKQHVPFRTAHELSGSLVRFAEENGLELHEVDDEQLAAISPLLTPEVRSVLSVEGSVASRDGVGGTAPDRVAEQLAALTDHVRKAALALRASRRDLV; encoded by the coding sequence ATGACCGACACGGGCGAAACAGGCGAGACCGGCGGAGTCGGCCGCACCGGCGAGGGGTCCCTCTGGGGCGGCCGCTTCGCCGGCGGTCCATCGCCCGAGCTGGCGGCGCTGAGCAAGTCGACCCACTTCGACTGGCAGCTCGCCGCGTACGACATCGCCGGGTCCCGGGCGCACGCCCGCGCGCTCGCCGCGGCGGGGTACCTCACGCCCGAGGAGCTCGACGGGATGCTGGCCGCTCTCGACAAGCTCGATCGCGATGTCGCGTCCGGCGCCTTCGTCGCGGCCGAGACCGACGAGGATGTGCACGGAGCCCTCGAACGCGGACTGATCGAGCGGGCGGGGGCGGAGATCGGCGGCAAGCTGCGCGCCGGCCGCAGCCGCAACGACCAGATCGCCACGCTCGTCCGGATGTACCTGCGTGACCACGCCGGCGTCATCGCCGAGCAGCTCATCGCTCTGATCGACGCCATCGCCTCCCAGGCGGACGCGCATCCCGCCGCCATCCTGCCGGGGCGTACGCACCTCCAGCACGCCCAGCCGGTGCTGCTCGCGCACCACCTGCTCGCGCACTGCTGGCCGCTGGTGCGCGACCTGGAGCGTCTGGCCGACTGGGACCGCCGGGCCGACGTCTCTCCGTACGGCTCCGGCGCCCTCGCCGGTTCGACCCTCGGACTCGACCCCCTGCTCGTCGCGCGCGAGCTGGGCTTCGCCCGCAGCTCCGAGAACTCGATCGACGGCACGGCGGCACGGGATGTGGTGGCCGAGTTCGCGTTCGTCGCCGCCCAGATCGGTGTCGACCTGTCGCGGTTCGCCGAGGAGATCATCCTCTGGAACACGCGCGAGTTCGGGTTCGTCACCCTCGATGACGGCTACTCGACGGGCTCGTCGATCATGCCGCAGAAGAAGAACCCGGATATCGCCGAGCTCGCGCGCGGCAAGGCCGGTCGCCTCATCGGCAACGCCACGGGTCTCCTCACCACCCTCAAGGGACTGCCGCTCGCGTACAACCGCGACCTGCAGGAGGACAAGGAGCCGGTGTTCGACTCGGTGCGGACGCTCGAGACGGTGCTTCCCGCCTTCACCGGCATGGTCGCCACGCTGCGCTTCCACACGGACCGCATGGCGGAGCTGGCACCGCAGGGCTTCTCGCTCGCGACCGACGTGGCCGAGTGGCTCGTCAAGCAGCACGTTCCGTTCCGCACCGCCCACGAACTGAGCGGCAGCCTGGTGCGCTTCGCCGAGGAGAACGGGCTGGAGTTGCACGAGGTGGACGACGAGCAACTGGCGGCGATCTCACCCCTGCTGACGCCCGAGGTCCGCTCCGTGCTCTCGGTGGAGGGATCGGTGGCGAGCCGCGACGGCGTCGGCGGCACCGCGCCCGACCGTGTCGCCGAGCAGCTGGCGGCTCTCACCGACCATGTGAGGAAGGCCGCGCTGGCCCTCCGCGCATCCAGAAGGGACCTGGTCTGA
- a CDS encoding NAD kinase — protein MGAATRYILVVAHTGRQDSLEAGVRVSRQLLDAGVVPVLSADERRDLLEADPSLDAVAVLGDDVAPSELELVIVLGGDGTILRAAELVRGCSAPLLGVNLGHVGFLAESERDDLETAVARGLEKDYEVEERMTLSARVKVGREVVYESWALNEATVEKASRERMLEVVIEVDGRPMSSFGCDGVVMSTPTGSTAYSFSAGGPVVWPGVAALLLVPLSAHALFSRPLVVDADSSLAVELLDRAGGAGILWCDGRRPFDLPPGARVVVRRSPIPVRLARLHPGPFTDRLVHKFDLPVTGWRGPVGRD, from the coding sequence ATGGGTGCAGCGACGCGGTACATCCTCGTCGTCGCGCACACCGGTCGTCAGGACTCCCTCGAGGCGGGTGTCCGGGTGTCCCGGCAGCTGCTCGACGCGGGCGTCGTCCCGGTGCTGAGCGCCGATGAGCGACGAGATCTGCTGGAGGCCGATCCGTCGCTCGACGCGGTGGCGGTGCTCGGCGACGACGTGGCCCCGAGCGAACTGGAGCTCGTCATCGTCCTGGGCGGCGACGGCACCATCCTGCGTGCGGCCGAACTGGTGCGCGGCTGCTCGGCCCCGCTCCTCGGCGTGAACCTCGGCCATGTCGGGTTCCTCGCCGAGAGCGAGCGCGACGACCTCGAGACCGCGGTCGCCCGCGGGCTGGAGAAGGACTACGAGGTCGAGGAGCGCATGACGCTGTCGGCCCGGGTGAAGGTCGGCCGTGAGGTCGTCTACGAGAGCTGGGCTCTCAACGAGGCCACGGTCGAGAAGGCCAGCCGCGAGCGGATGCTCGAAGTCGTGATCGAGGTCGACGGCCGCCCGATGTCGAGCTTCGGCTGCGACGGCGTCGTCATGTCGACGCCGACCGGCTCGACGGCGTACTCGTTCTCCGCGGGCGGCCCGGTGGTCTGGCCCGGCGTCGCCGCGCTGCTGCTCGTGCCGCTGAGCGCACACGCCCTGTTCTCCCGGCCTCTGGTGGTGGATGCGGACTCCTCCCTCGCGGTCGAGCTGCTCGACCGTGCGGGCGGCGCCGGCATCCTCTGGTGCGACGGCCGCCGTCCGTTCGACCTCCCGCCGGGGGCGCGTGTCGTCGTGCGGCGCTCGCCCATCCCGGTGCGGCTGGCTCGGCTCCACCCTGGGCCCTTCACCGACCGTCTTGTGCACAAGTTCGACCTCCCCGTGACGGGTTGGAGGGGGCCGGTCGGTCGTGACTGA
- a CDS encoding DNA-3-methyladenine glycosylase has product MTLYRPERDVFLASSLEVAPQLLGAVLRHETPEGTVGLRITEVEAYIGDGLDPGSHAFRGRTRRNAVMYGPPGHLYAYFTYGMHVCANVVCSPEGEATAVLLRAAEVIEGEDLAELRRVGGSGRRIPHRDLARGPARLVVAAGMSLADDGADLFGPPFELLLPTEQAEYSTGPRTGVSGAGGGLAYPWRYWLTGDPTVSLYKRHPKSDD; this is encoded by the coding sequence GTGACGCTGTACCGGCCCGAGCGCGACGTCTTCCTGGCGTCGTCGCTCGAGGTCGCGCCGCAGCTGCTCGGCGCCGTTCTGCGGCACGAGACGCCGGAGGGGACGGTCGGGCTGCGGATCACCGAGGTGGAGGCGTACATCGGCGACGGCCTCGACCCCGGGTCGCACGCCTTCCGCGGCCGCACCCGCCGCAACGCCGTCATGTACGGGCCGCCCGGCCATCTGTACGCCTACTTCACGTACGGGATGCATGTGTGCGCCAACGTCGTGTGCTCGCCCGAGGGCGAGGCGACCGCCGTGCTGCTGCGCGCGGCGGAGGTGATCGAGGGGGAGGACCTCGCCGAGCTGCGGCGCGTCGGGGGCAGCGGCCGCCGCATCCCGCACCGCGACCTCGCGCGGGGACCGGCACGACTCGTCGTCGCCGCCGGGATGAGCCTCGCCGACGACGGCGCCGACCTCTTCGGCCCGCCGTTCGAGCTGCTGCTGCCGACGGAGCAGGCGGAGTACTCGACCGGACCGAGGACGGGAGTCTCCGGGGCGGGCGGCGGACTCGCGTACCCGTGGCGCTACTGGCTGACGGGCGACCCCACCGTTTCGCTGTACAAGCGGCATCCCAAGTCCGACGACTGA
- the argB gene encoding acetylglutamate kinase yields MTATDDMDTDQTERDLAADAAERDHAAAAAKAETLIESLPWLKTFHDRIIVVKFGGNAMVNEELQRTFAEDMVYLRYAGLRPVVVHGGGPQISAMLDRLGIDSEFRGGYRVTTPEAMEVVRMVLTGQINRDIVGNINKHGPLAAGLSGEDAGLFQGRRRAAVIDGEEVDLGLVGDVVAVDPEAVLAQLAAGRIPVVSSIAPDIDDAAQALNVNADAAAAALAVALGAAKLVILTDVAGLYSDWPNRDSLLSKIGADELRDLLPSLESGMIPKMAACLDAVDGGVEKAAIIDGRVPHSILLEVFTQSGIGTEVVPA; encoded by the coding sequence ATGACCGCGACGGACGACATGGACACCGACCAGACCGAGAGAGACCTGGCTGCGGACGCAGCCGAACGCGACCACGCGGCCGCGGCGGCGAAGGCCGAGACCCTCATCGAGTCGCTGCCGTGGCTCAAGACCTTCCACGACCGCATCATCGTGGTGAAGTTCGGCGGCAACGCCATGGTGAACGAGGAGTTGCAGCGCACCTTCGCCGAGGACATGGTCTACCTGCGTTACGCCGGTCTCCGCCCGGTCGTCGTGCACGGCGGGGGTCCGCAGATCTCCGCCATGCTCGACCGGCTCGGCATCGACTCGGAGTTCCGCGGCGGCTACCGCGTCACGACCCCGGAGGCCATGGAGGTCGTCCGGATGGTGCTGACCGGGCAGATCAACCGCGACATCGTGGGCAACATCAACAAGCACGGCCCGCTCGCGGCAGGACTTTCGGGCGAGGACGCCGGGCTCTTCCAGGGCCGGCGCCGCGCGGCGGTGATCGACGGCGAAGAGGTCGACCTCGGCCTCGTCGGAGACGTCGTCGCTGTGGATCCCGAGGCCGTGCTGGCGCAGCTGGCCGCCGGACGCATCCCCGTCGTGTCGTCGATCGCGCCGGACATCGACGACGCGGCCCAGGCGCTCAACGTCAACGCGGATGCGGCGGCGGCGGCGCTCGCGGTCGCGCTGGGGGCCGCCAAGCTGGTGATCCTGACGGACGTCGCCGGGCTGTACAGCGACTGGCCGAACCGCGACTCGCTGCTGTCGAAGATCGGTGCGGACGAGCTCCGCGACCTGCTGCCGTCGCTGGAATCGGGCATGATCCCGAAGATGGCGGCGTGCCTCGACGCGGTCGACGGTGGAGTGGAGAAAGCGGCGATCATCGACGGGCGGGTGCCGCACTCGATCCTGCTCGAGGTGTTCACGCAGTCCGGCATCGGGACGGAGGTGGTGCCCGCGTGA
- the tyrS gene encoding tyrosine--tRNA ligase encodes MKWRGLIHVSTDETALKELLAGGPITYYCGFDPTAPSLHLGNLVQLLTMRRLQLAGHRPLGLVGGSTGLIGDPRPTAERTLNTKETVAEWVGYLQAQVTRFLSDEGDNAVRLVNNLDWTAPMSAIDFLREIGKHFRVGTMLKKDAVAARLNSDEGISYTEFSYQILQGMDFLELYRQYGCVLQTGGSDQWGNLTSGTELIRKVEGAHVHAIGTPLITNSDGTKFGKSEGNAVWLDPTLTTPYAMYQFWLNTDDADVIDRLKIFTFLSRAEIEELAQKVADEPFKREAQRRLAFEVTSLVHGVAATEAAIAASQALFGQGELADLDAATLEAALRELPNTTTTAPSTTVAQALVDTGLTSSLGEARRAVAQGGVSVNNAKVEDAEQPIGSSVLPGDMVVLRRGKKTLAGVFVA; translated from the coding sequence CTGAAGTGGCGCGGACTCATCCACGTGTCGACGGATGAGACCGCCCTCAAGGAGCTCCTGGCCGGCGGCCCGATCACGTACTACTGCGGCTTCGACCCGACCGCGCCGAGCCTCCACCTCGGCAACCTGGTGCAGCTGCTCACCATGCGGCGCCTCCAGCTCGCCGGCCACCGGCCGCTCGGGCTGGTCGGCGGTTCCACCGGGCTGATCGGCGATCCCCGGCCGACGGCCGAGCGCACCCTCAACACCAAGGAGACCGTCGCGGAGTGGGTCGGCTACCTGCAGGCGCAGGTCACCCGCTTCCTCTCCGACGAGGGCGACAACGCCGTCCGGCTGGTGAACAACCTCGACTGGACGGCGCCGATGTCGGCGATCGACTTCCTGCGCGAGATCGGCAAGCACTTCCGGGTCGGCACCATGCTCAAGAAGGATGCGGTGGCCGCGCGCCTCAACTCCGACGAGGGCATCTCGTACACCGAGTTCAGCTACCAGATCCTGCAGGGGATGGACTTCCTCGAGCTCTACCGCCAGTACGGCTGCGTGCTGCAGACCGGCGGAAGCGACCAGTGGGGCAACCTGACCAGCGGCACCGAGCTCATCCGCAAGGTCGAGGGCGCGCACGTTCACGCCATCGGGACGCCTCTGATCACCAACAGCGACGGCACCAAGTTCGGCAAGAGCGAGGGAAACGCCGTCTGGCTCGATCCGACGCTGACGACGCCGTACGCGATGTACCAGTTCTGGCTGAACACAGACGACGCCGACGTGATCGACCGGCTCAAGATCTTCACCTTCCTGTCCAGGGCCGAGATCGAGGAGCTGGCGCAGAAGGTGGCCGACGAGCCGTTCAAGCGCGAGGCGCAGCGACGGCTGGCGTTCGAGGTCACCTCGCTCGTGCACGGCGTCGCGGCGACCGAGGCGGCCATCGCGGCCTCCCAGGCGCTCTTCGGCCAGGGCGAACTGGCCGACCTGGACGCGGCGACGCTCGAGGCCGCCCTCCGCGAACTCCCCAACACGACCACCACCGCGCCGTCGACGACGGTCGCGCAGGCGCTCGTCGACACGGGGCTGACGTCGAGCCTCGGCGAGGCGCGGCGCGCGGTCGCCCAGGGCGGCGTCTCCGTCAACAACGCAAAGGTCGAGGACGCGGAGCAGCCCATCGGCTCCTCGGTGCTGCCCGGGGACATGGTGGTGCTGCGACGCGGAAAGAAGACCCTCGCGGGTGTCTTCGTCGCGTGA
- a CDS encoding TlyA family RNA methyltransferase: MAGAERRLDVALAERGLARSRSHAAALIAEGLVTVDGQPVVRAAAKVGDGQELRIAGADHYVSRGAHKLIAALDGFGVDPAGRIALDAGASTGGFTQVLLERGAARVIAVDVGHGQLSPALAGEERLESYEGVNVRSLSPEVLAGLTGDDVRPDLVVADLSFISLTQVLPALVAAAVRGADFLLLIKPQFEVGRQGIREGVVRDAGLRADAVSDVLWAAHDVGLGTAGLIPSPIAGGHGNREFLVWLRSGAPDPSGLRDEVVRLSR; the protein is encoded by the coding sequence ATGGCCGGAGCTGAGCGGCGGCTCGACGTCGCCCTGGCCGAGCGCGGCCTCGCCCGCTCTCGGTCGCACGCGGCCGCTCTGATCGCGGAGGGGCTGGTCACCGTCGACGGGCAGCCGGTGGTCCGCGCGGCGGCGAAGGTCGGCGACGGGCAGGAACTGCGGATCGCCGGAGCCGACCACTACGTCAGCCGCGGCGCTCACAAGCTCATCGCCGCCCTCGACGGCTTCGGAGTGGACCCGGCGGGCCGGATCGCTCTCGACGCCGGCGCATCCACCGGGGGCTTCACGCAGGTGCTGCTGGAACGCGGCGCCGCCCGCGTGATCGCCGTCGACGTGGGGCACGGCCAGCTGTCGCCCGCGCTGGCGGGGGAGGAGCGCCTCGAATCGTACGAGGGCGTCAACGTCCGCTCCCTCTCGCCCGAGGTGCTCGCCGGTCTGACCGGCGACGACGTGCGCCCGGACCTCGTGGTGGCCGACCTGTCGTTCATCTCGCTCACGCAGGTGCTTCCCGCACTGGTGGCCGCGGCCGTCCGCGGCGCCGACTTCCTCCTGCTCATCAAGCCGCAGTTCGAGGTCGGACGGCAGGGCATCCGCGAGGGCGTGGTCCGGGATGCGGGCCTCCGGGCCGACGCGGTGTCCGACGTGCTGTGGGCGGCTCACGACGTCGGCCTCGGAACGGCGGGCCTCATCCCGTCGCCGATCGCCGGAGGGCACGGTAACCGCGAGTTCCTGGTCTGGTTGCGCTCGGGCGCGCCGGACCCGTCCGGACTGCGCGACGAGGTCGTGCGACTTTCGCGCTAG